TGGAGAACTACCAGATCACGCTGGGCGGTGACCACACCGAGACGGCGGCGATCGGCGAGAAGACCGGCCCGGGCTTTGCCTATGACGAGATCGTGCCCGCGATCGAGCGGATCGTGCGTGCCTACCTCGAAGTGCGAAGCGAGCCTGCGGAAACCTTCCTCGAGACGCTGCGGCGGGTCGGGCACGGACCGTTCAAGGCCGCTCTCTATGATGCGGAAGGCACGAAGGATGCTGCGTGAGGTTCCCCAGGGCTCGGTGACCGACCGGGTCGCCGCGCTCAACGCCCGCTACAAGCACCACGGTGCGACGGCGGTTCTCGAACATGCGCTGAAGGATGCGGACCTGGGCCGGGTGGCCCTCGTCTCCTCCTTCGGGGCGGAATCGGTGGTGCTGTTGCACCTCGTCTCGGTCATCGCGCCCGAGACGCCGGTGATCTTCATCGACACGCGGATGCTCTTCCAGGAGACGCTCGACTATCAGCGCCAGCTGGCCGATACGCTTCACCTGGGCGACATCCGCACGATCCGCGCCACCCAGCCGCGGATCTCGTTCGAGGATCCGGACGGCACGCTGAACCAGTACAACACCGATGCCTGCTGCGCGGTCCGCAAGGTCGAGCCGCTGGAGCGGGCGCTCCGGCATTTCGACGGCTGGATCACCGGCCGCAAGCGTTATCAGAGCGGGACGCGGGCTGCCGTCGAGTTCTTCGAGGCCGAGGACGAGCGGCGGATCAAGGTGAATCCGCTGGCACACTGGGGCCGCGAGGATCTGGAAGAGTACATCGTCAACAACAACCTGCCGCGGCACCCGCTGGTCGCCAAGGGCTATCCGTCGATCGGCTGCGAACCCTGCACCTCGCCGGTGGCCGAGGGCGAGGACCCGCGCGCGGGACGCTGGCGCGGCAGCGCCAAGACGGAATGCGGCATCCATTTCATCAACGGCAAGGCCGTCCGCGGTCCCGTGAACAAGGAGGACGCGGCATGAGCGTCATCGTCACCGACGAGGGCTTCCGCGCCGACGACTGGACGGC
This portion of the Rhodobacter sp. CZR27 genome encodes:
- a CDS encoding phosphoadenylyl-sulfate reductase translates to MLREVPQGSVTDRVAALNARYKHHGATAVLEHALKDADLGRVALVSSFGAESVVLLHLVSVIAPETPVIFIDTRMLFQETLDYQRQLADTLHLGDIRTIRATQPRISFEDPDGTLNQYNTDACCAVRKVEPLERALRHFDGWITGRKRYQSGTRAAVEFFEAEDERRIKVNPLAHWGREDLEEYIVNNNLPRHPLVAKGYPSIGCEPCTSPVAEGEDPRAGRWRGSAKTECGIHFINGKAVRGPVNKEDAA